The genomic window ACACGCATCTCGTTTATAACCTAAACTAATTTTTTCACAACCAGTAAATATGGCCTTCTCTTCTTTTACAGAAAAACTAATCTCTCTTGGCTTACCGTCTTAAGAAATAGCATTAAAACAATAGAGAAAAAGGAATGATGTAAATAATATTTTCATTGTTTTAGTTTGAAATTTTTAAATGAAATTGGTTTTAAAAATTAAAAGATATTATTAAATAAAAAAACAGCAACAATATTTTATAAAATATTGTTGCTGTTTTTTTTATCACCGACTAATAATTAACCGGACTTGAATATAAATGTTTTAGATTTTTTAAAACTTAATATTTAAAAGATTGAGTTTTAATGAGCCATTTTCATGATGCTCAATGAACCATTTATTATCCTTCTTAAAGATAATAGCCGATTTATTTTCAACTAAAAACACATCACTTAATTGCGTGTTATACATACGGTAAAGTACCTTTGGAGAACTATCTACTAACTGGAATCCATTTTTAATAGCCTGTGCATATAAAACACCAGACGCTGAAACCTCAGTAATCGCTACTTGTTCCGTTATAGCAATTGGAGTTTCTACCAGAACTTCTTTTGTTTCAACAACCTCAACCACTTTTTCTTCTTTAAGCGTTTTAATTTCTTCTTTTAATTTTTCTATTTCATTTGATGTAGCAGGTGTTACGGTAACATTAGGTTCTGAAGCAGATAAGGCACCTGCTTTAGGCATATATTTATACCCTAAAGTTTCAAACGAAGAAAAGGCATCACGAATAGCTTCTGTATAAGATTTTTTGTATTCTTTTTCACGACTTTCACCAATTTTAGAAGTATAAACTATTTTGTCATTGCAGTTAGTTAGTTCTACTTTCAGCTTCGTTTTAAACATACCTGGCTCTTTCTGCACATCGGCATCTAGCGCTAAACATCGGTTTCTGGATAAATCTTCTGGATAAGCATCACCTTCAATTAATGCTTGAAAACCATATTTGTTAAGTAAAAATTTCGATAAATCATTCAATTGATATTGATTGGCAGATTTTAAAAAATCGAATTTCTTAGAAACTATAATGTACTTGTAATTATCTAATTCGGTTTGAGAGAATGCACTTGCTATAAATAAACAAGCAAAAATTGTGGTTAAAAATCTAGTTTTCATTTCTTATTAAATATATAATTAAATCCTAATTGTAAAGATACACTTTGCGCATCATATACATTTTTATATTGCAATAAATTATCGGCCATAACATAAAAATTGGCGCCCCAAATGTGTGCCGACATGCCAAGCCCGAGATTATTAAACGAATAAGAATCTACCGTATATGAAGCTTTTAAGCGCAAACCATTAAACACGCGTCTGTAATAATAAGCCGTTAAAGCCATTTGAGGTCTTTTAGGTTGTTTTATTCCGTAGAGTTGTACACCAACAGCGTTTTGGTAACCGGTATCGTCTATAGTGCAATTACAATCTTTACTTTGCTTTTCACCAAAGGCATAATTAAGGGATGCGTTAAATTTTACAGGTCGCCATTTGGTGTATTTTGTTTTAGTTGTATCTACTGTAAATATTTCGTCTAACTCATCTTCAATACCACTCCAGTATTCATCTGCCGTTTGTCCATTTTCCGCTTCAGAAAAAAGTGGATTTATTCCATTATAAGTGTACTTACCTTTAATAGCATAATTTTCAACATCTTTAGAATGGGTTATAAACCCAACGTCAAGTAAACTTGCATCAACACTCCATTGGTCGGTTAATTGATAATTAAAACCTAAATCTACGCCCAAGCCTAAATTACCTCCTAATAAAATCCTTTTTTTAAATTCATCAATATCATTACTTACGTCAGAGTTCTCATCATCGGTTAAACTAGCTATTCCCGAAGTTTGAAGTTTTAAATCGAGATCGAATATGTGATCGTAATAATTATTTTCGCCAGGAACGGTTACAAAACTACCTTTATTTTGGGTTGAATTTATATTTGCTAAACTTGAATAAATTTTTCCACGAACACCATAAGTAAACTGTTCATTCACCTTTTTGTTATAACCTACATGAAGCACAGTAACGGCTTCTGCGGAAACGCTTAAATCGCTAGCATCAAACAATCTATTTATATTACTTTTATTTCCTTCTATTGCAAGTGTAGCGTAATCTTTAGGGAAATACATAATAATATCAAATTCTTGATACATCCCAAAACTTATATATTTGTTTTTTTGATAACTACTACCAAAAGCAAAACCTCCCGAAAAAATTTCTAATTGTTGATTGATGTTAAAAAAATCGTTTGAATCCATGCTATTAACAGCTTTTCTAAATTTTACATTAAAATCAACATTATTATCTGCAAAAACATCATAAACCGTACTTCCTACTACTCCTGCATTAAAATGAATATGTGAAAGCAAAGGAATACCCACATACCAATCGTTAGTTACTTTACCCCCCGGATTTTGTAGCAGGGATTGTGGAATTTCTGAAAATCCATAAAGCAATTGTTTGTTTTGAGAAAACGAAAACAAGCATAATTGTAATGTAAACACTAAAATTAGTTTCCGCATATCTCTATTTGCTTATGTTAAAATAAAATGACGCATACGATATATACTGAATTCTTCCAGGTGTGTTTTCGTCTATAGTTTCTCCTGGTAATAAACGTAATGAAAAATTGATAGTAACTGTTTGTTTTAAGGCAGTAAGTGAGCTCCCCTCAAAAGCTTCTATATAAGTAGTTGTGCTATCTGTATTATCGGGAGCAGCATCTTCATTTACTATAATAGTATGCCGTACCGTACCTGTATCATCTAAAAAATCTACTTGTAATTCAAAAATTCTATTTATTGTATTTTTAGTCTCAAAAACAAACTCTGCTTTTTCTAAATTATCAGCAATAAATTGGTCGTTAAAAAGCTCTACAGATATAAAATCTTGAATAGTACTAGCATTCGCACCACTATCTATAAAACGACTTGCAGGTTCATCGAAATAAACTAAACTAGCTTCTACCGCTGGTGTTAAAACTAAATCATTAACTTGATCTAGATCTATAGCTTCCGTACAAGACATCGCTATTAACCCCATAACGAGCAATAAACTTATTTTACTTTTTATATTTTTTATCATATTGAGTTAAAACGGTTTTAAAACGTTCCTTAGTGTATATGAGTATCATAAATAATGCCTTAAACTCAAAAGCTCACTTATTTGTTTTATATCTTCTTCTAAAACTATGTTATTTATATCAAAAAAAATAACATCCATACCTATGTTTTTTGCACCGATAATATCGGCTTCGAAACTATCACCAATCATAATACTATTTTCTGCTTTAGCATTAGCTAATTCCAAAGCATGTTTAAAAATTTTAGGATTGGGCTTTTTTACACCAACCATTTCAGAGTTTGTAACAGTTTCAAAATAGTGCAAAATATTCGATTTCGCCATTTTTTTATGCTGAACTTCGTCAAAACCATTGGTAATGACATGTAATCGATAATTTTCATTCAAATAATCAAGAATTTCTAAAGTATTATCGAACAGGTAATTGAAGCTTGATAAATATTCAATATAATCATCGGACAGCTTATTAATCAAACCGTGTTCTACCTCAACTCCTAAAACCGAAAAAGCTTCATTTAATCTACCAAAACGCAAAGATTCTTTAGATACTTTGTCTTCTCTATAAAGTTTCCAGTATTTTAAATTTATAGGAACATAGCTTTCCAAAAACTGATTTATTTCAACCTCTATTTTATTTATTTCGAATATTTTCTCGAATGTAAGTGCAGAGTTTCTATCGAAATCCCAAAGTGTATGATCTAAATCGAAAAATACATCTGTAATATTTTTAATTTTCATTATCTACTGAATCTAAAATAACATTAAACAATTCCTTAAAGCCGTTCCATATAGCAAGATCTCCCAAAGTATAATTATGAAAAACAGGAACAAACTCACCGTTAACTCTTTTAACTTCATTTATCACATTGTTCAAAACTCTCTTTTTATCTAATAAAGATTTATTTTTGAGCAAAGCAAAATCCATAACGTGATAAGGACAAATTTTAAGTGGTGTTTGTACTTCATGATCTAAATCGTAAAACAAAAAAGGTGTACACGAACCGGCTCTAAATCCTATTTCGTTTATATAACCCATGGTATAATCCTCCTTTATATTTAACTCAATTAAATTCCTATAAGTTTCGGGTAAATTTAATTTAGAAAAAGATTGTCTCGAAGCTCTTAATGGCCTATTGATAATTTCTTCGATTTTTATTTTTTCCTTTTTCAAAATATCGGCATCATCAATAGCCAAAAAAGATATCTTCAACCCCACATCACTATAGTCTCCTATATGTTTTATTAGCGATATAAATGCCTTATTGTTAGGATTAGCTCCTTTATCGTAAGTAGAATACTCACCTAATAAGAAGAAGAAAACAAACTTAAACTTTGATTGTTTTTGCTTATTTATAAAATATTTAAAAGTATCGAACGGGTCGTGCTTAAAGTTCATGAGAACCATAAAACGCATATAAAGACTTTTTAATCTTAATTTTAAAACATCTTTTATTGTCCCTCCAAAAGTTCGCATAATACCGCTTAACTTATAGCAATACGGATTAGGCACATCTATTACAGGCTTTATCCTGTATGTTTTTACAGGAAATTCGAAATCTGGAAATTGATTCTCTAAAGCTTCTTTAAATTTATAGGCCCAAATATCTACAACAGGTTGGTGGAGGAACTTATGTTTAAAACCTAAACTTTCCGATGCTGTAAACCTGCCAAACTCATCTTTTACATGTGGCAAATACTCTTCGTACCTAGACAGCAAATAAAATGAGGCTGCAAAAACATCAAAAGGAATCGCACTTTTATCTCCATTGAAAAAAAAGCATTTGCTATGTCCCCAATCCATAATATTAATATCGATATCGTTTAAACCTTGCTCAAATAATAAATCGTTACTTTTTATAAAAAACTCATTACCAAGTGGCTGTTTTGTGTACGACATTTTAATACTATCGTGCGCAATAAAACTTTCGATTTTAGTGGTAAAAGTGACCTCGATACCTAATACTCTTGTACATATATGTTTAAAAACATACTTTAATCGTGGTGATATTTTATGGGTATATACTAATAACATAACTTTTTAATCCTCATTTCAAATTGTTTCTAATTTCCGTTTTACTCCTGTGTTTTTTATACTTCGAACTTAAAACGCAAATATTTAATGAAAATCATTTTTTTAAAAATGACAATCTACAATATATTTTCATCTGCAAAACTAAAGTATGCTTTTTCGGTAATAATTAAGTGGTCTAGCACTTTTATATCTAAACTTTGTGCGGCAATTTTTAATTTTTCAGTGATATTTTTATCGGCTTCACTAGGCTTTAATGTCCCAGATGGATGATTGTGAGAGAGAATTAGCCCCAAAGCACCTACTTCGAGAGCGCTTTTAAGTACTAATCTCACATCTACTAAAGTGCCGGTAATCCCGCCCTTACTTAACTGATTTTTATGAATAACCTTGTTTGAATTATTTAAGTAAATAATCCAAAATTCCTCGTGCTCAAGTTCACCAATTATAGGTTGCATGAGCTCGAAAACAGATTTACTTGAAGTTATTTTCTTTTTCTCAAGAGCTTCTTCCCCTCGCCTTCTTCTCCCTAATTCTAGAGCAGCAATAATACTTATGGCTTTGGCTTCTCCTATTCCCTTAAATCCTATAAGTTGCTTTATGGAAAGCCTACCTAAGGCACTTAAATTATTTTCGGTACTAGCCAAAATCCGTTTACATAAGGCAACAGCACTTTCTTCTCGATTTCCTGAACCTATTAAAATAGCAACCAATTCAGCATCACTTAAAGCAGATTTACCTTTGTATAATAATTTTTCACGTGGTTGATCGTCTTGACTCCAATTTTTTATAGAAAACGTTTCTTTTTTATCCACCATTCGATAAATCTACATATTTTTTTTAAACTAGTTTTTTCGAATTTAAAAAAAACCTTTGTAAAACATAAAGTAACATGCTTTTTTAAACTAGGAAGAACGACTATATACTTCTAGAAGGGCATAGAGTTTGTTTGGTTCAAAGGGTTTTCCCATAAACCCATTCATTTTATAAAGTTCTGTTTTTTCTTTCACATCGGTTTGTGCTAATGCGGTTAAAGCAATAATTGGAATATTAGCTTTTATAGGATCTTCTAATTTTCTAATACGCTTTGTAGCCTGATAACCATTTAAGATAGGCATTTGCAAGTCCATTAACACCAAATCGAAATCAAATTGGTCTTTTTTAAATAGCTTGAAAGCCTCTTCACCATTTTCAACAACAGTAAAATTCACATTCCAATTTAAAAAGAACTTCTTTAAGATAAGAACATTCATTTTATTATCCTCAGCAACTAATACATTTATATTTAATGATTTAAATACGGGTTTTAAATTTACTTTATTATTGACTAGAGAACTACTTTTATTATTTATCTTAAAATCTATATTAAAGAAAAATGTTGACCCCTTACCTAATTTACTACTAAGCTGTAAATCACTATTTTTAAACCGCAATAATCGTCTACAAATAGAAAGTCCTAATCCTGTGCCACCGTATTTAACAGCAATTTCTGAACTTGCCTGTACAAAACTTTCAAAAATAGTTACTTGCCTACTTTTAGTTATCCCTATACCAGTATCTATAACCTTAAATCCAAGCGTAATTATATCATTAATAACACCTTGATTTTTAACACTAAGAGTGATACTTCCTTTTTTGGTAAACTTAAACGAGTTGCTTAATAAATTTTGGATTATTTGAGTAAGCACAAGTTTATCACCTATAATATTTTCGGGTATTTCATTTTCCTTAATCAACTCAAAACGTATTCCTTTTTTAATAGCTTGTAAAGAAAATTGATCAACTATATGATCTAAAAAAGAAATTAAACTGAATTCTTTTTCAACAACATCAACCTTACCCGATTTAATTTTATTAAAATCTAATAAATCATTTATTAAACCAAGCAGATGTTCACTAGAATATTTTAAAGCCTTAAGCGTATCGACCTGCTCTGGCAAATAATCTTCCATTAACAAAATATTAGACAAGCCTGTAACGGCATTTAATGGTGTTCTAATCTCGTGAGACATGGTTGATAGAAACTCATCTTTAGAAATACTCGCTTTATGAAGCTCTATTTCTGTTTCTTTTAAATTAGTAATATCGGTTATAGTGCCTATAAACCCAGATGCTTTTTTTTCTGCGTTCTTAAAAAGCTTCGCTCTTAATTCAAACCACATGGTTTTATTATCCCGTAGTAATTTAAATATAAAAACGGTATTCTTTTTATTGAAAAAATTATAATGCTTTTTGTTTTCTTCTACATTTTTTTTCGGAATAAACTCTTTATAATTTCGTCCTAATGTCTCTTTTAAAGAATATCCTATATATTTCTCCCAAGCTGTATTTAAGTAAGTAAAGTTTCCTTCAAGATCAGTTTCAAATATTATTCCACCAATATGGTCTACAACATGTTCTAATTTAGATTTCGTGTTATCACGCTCCTTAGTTAATTCTTCATTTAGTGCAAAAAGCTCTGTAGAACTAAGTTCCAAAACATTTTCTAGGTGATAAATATCTTTATCAAAACTATTATATGCGGCATTTACGGTTTGTATAAAACTAACCATCTCGGGATTATCTATTGTGTTAAAACCTGCTTTTGTAAGCTGTCGCTTTAACAATCTATGGTAATCTTTATTCAACATTCCCAAAGCGTTGTTATAGTCATAGTTTGGTGGTGTAGTTCACATAAAGACTCGCTTAATGGAGCAATTTCTCCGTAAGAATAAAACCCTGTTATTTTTGGATTATCGCCTACTATATGGCGAACCACATCAATTTCTTCCTCCACCAATTGCTTTAAGACCAAACGGCGGCCTATACAACTAATTAATATCACTAATTCTAAAGTCTCTTTTACACCTTGACTAACAGAAATGGCCGATTCCTCTGCCCCAGTAATCAACTTATCAATATTACCTTTCATTAAGCGTAAATAGGCTCCTTCTGGAATATTAGCACCAAAAACTAAACTTTGATCATCTTCGCTAATACCAGAAATACCTCGAACTACAGCAATGGCACTTCCTCCTTGCCTCATACTTACAGGAAACAAAAGACCTGAACTTGGTAGTTTTTTGGCATCCTCACCTAATAAATGCTTATATATTTTTAATGCGGGCTTTCCATCCAATTCGTATAAAACATTTTTATCAGCTTTTGTTACCAACCGCTCAATTCCAAAACCATCCCATCCGCCTTTGGAACTATAATTAACTTTAAGACTATCACCATAAAAGCCTAAAGCTAAAACTGTTTTTTCTAACATCTCATTATTTCTAATTACAAAAGTATTCCCAAAATCCTCTCCGTCTGCAGCTAAACCTCCTGTAATACTAATATTTGGTAAATTAGATTTTAACCCCATTACCAAATCGGCACCATTAATATTTAATCCATCGCTTAAAACCATAACATGTTTTAAACCATCTTGATTAAGCATAATACCAATTTTTTCGCCTGCTTTTTGGCTATATTCCATTTGGTCTACTTTTACTGAAACCAATTTTAAGCATGTTTTGTTAAATTGAATAGCTGTTAGAGATATTGATTTATCTTTTACGGTAACATCCGAAATTTCTCCAGCCGTAGAGCAACCTATTATCGTGCTTTTTGGGTAATCTCTATTTAATTGCGATAAAACTTGTTGTTTTAAGGTGAAGTCTGGTGACACAAAAAGTAATATTAAATTTGGATCAACAGTTATTGAAGCCAAACCATGAGACCAATTGTTTTCGTTTAACGAAATTTGATTAACTTTCATGTATAGATTTTTAGTAATAGGCTCTTAAAAAAAGAAACCCTTCCCCTTGTATGTAAGAAAAGATAGCCATTAAATTAAAGCGAAATTTTGTAATAAAAAACTTTTTGCAAACAATTCTTTCGTTAAGGCCTTAAAAACAGCTATACATCGATAAAGTAAAACGAAATCTTCTTTGGTTTTTATTAGTAATAAATGTACTATGCGAGAAACTCCAGTTTAAACAAATTTGTAATTCTAAAAGCATTAAAAAATTAGTCGCTATGTAAAAACAGTGCCATTTTATAATTATAAAATGGCACTGTTTTAAACGTATATAAATTTATATTTAAACTACAAAGCTACTCAATCAAAGCTTTTACAGCATCAAAATCTAAACCCCCATAATTCCCCGAACTCATTAAAAGCAATGCTTTATTCTCAAAATTCTGATCAAAAAGAAATGTTTTGAAATCATCTGGATTAGTATAAATAATTAAATCTTTTCGCTCAAAAGCCGCAGCTATTTGTTCTTGAGTTACTGCCGCAAGTTTTTTAATTTCTACGGCATGTGGAGAATAGAACACCACAGCAACATCTGCAGCATCGAGAGCGCCTTTATATTCCTTTAAAAACTCAGCATTTAAACTGCTATATGTATGTAGTTCTAAACAAGCAACCACAGTTCGGTTCGCATATTGTTCTTTTACCGCATTTGTAGTAGCTTCTACTTTACTCGGCGAATGCGCGAAGTCTTTAAATGCTACGCTATTTTTGCTTTCTGCTATTTTTTCTAAACGTTTGCTAGCTCCTTTGAAAGTAGCAATGGCTTCGTAAAAATCATCTTCATCAATACCCATGTGTTGGCAAATCCATTTTGCACCTGCCAAATTATTAAGATTGTGTTTACCAAAAACTTCTATTGGTAATGGCCCTTCGGGTGTTTCTAAAAAGGTTTCACCATTTTCCACAGTATATTCTGGAGTATGGTAAGCTATTTTTCTAATCGTATTTTCGCTGGCTTCTACTACCCGCTTTACTTCAAGATCTTCTTCATTGTAATTTACACTTCCACCATTTACAATAGAGTCTACAAATATGCTAAATTGCTCTACATAATTTTCATAGGTAGGAAACACGTTAATATGATCCCAAGCAATACCACTCAATAAAGCAATATTAGGTTTATATAAATGAAATTTTGGACGTCTATCTATTGGCGAACTTAAATACTCATCTCCTTCAAGAACAATAAAATCATTGTCTTCCGTAAGTTTCACCATGACGTCAAAACCTTCTAATTGTGCACCAACCATATAATCAACATCACGATCATGATAATGCATTACATGTAAAATCATGGAAGTAATGGTCGT from Algibacter sp. L1A34 includes these protein-coding regions:
- a CDS encoding PAS domain-containing hybrid sensor histidine kinase/response regulator, translating into MLNKDYHRLLKRQLTKAGFNTIDNPEMVSFIQTVNAAYNSFDKDIYHLENVLELSSTELFALNEELTKERDNTKSKLEHVVDHIGGIIFETDLEGNFTYLNTAWEKYIGYSLKETLGRNYKEFIPKKNVEENKKHYNFFNKKNTVFIFKLLRDNKTMWFELRAKLFKNAEKKASGFIGTITDITNLKETEIELHKASISKDEFLSTMSHEIRTPLNAVTGLSNILLMEDYLPEQVDTLKALKYSSEHLLGLINDLLDFNKIKSGKVDVVEKEFSLISFLDHIVDQFSLQAIKKGIRFELIKENEIPENIIGDKLVLTQIIQNLLSNSFKFTKKGSITLSVKNQGVINDIITLGFKVIDTGIGITKSRQVTIFESFVQASSEIAVKYGGTGLGLSICRRLLRFKNSDLQLSSKLGKGSTFFFNIDFKINNKSSSLVNNKVNLKPVFKSLNINVLVAEDNKMNVLILKKFFLNWNVNFTVVENGEEAFKLFKKDQFDFDLVLMDLQMPILNGYQATKRIRKLEDPIKANIPIIALTALAQTDVKEKTELYKMNGFMGKPFEPNKLYALLEVYSRSS
- a CDS encoding UDP-N-acetylmuramate--L-alanine ligase, encoding MNVHFIAIGGSAMHNLALALHNKGYQVTGSDDTIFEPSKSRLEAKGLLPEMFGWFTEKISENLDAVVLGMHAKADNPELLKAQELGLKIYSYPEFLYEQSKNKTRVVIGGSHGKTTITSMILHVMHYHDRDVDYMVGAQLEGFDVMVKLTEDNDFIVLEGDEYLSSPIDRRPKFHLYKPNIALLSGIAWDHINVFPTYENYVEQFSIFVDSIVNGGSVNYNEEDLEVKRVVEASENTIRKIAYHTPEYTVENGETFLETPEGPLPIEVFGKHNLNNLAGAKWICQHMGIDEDDFYEAIATFKGASKRLEKIAESKNSVAFKDFAHSPSKVEATTNAVKEQYANRTVVACLELHTYSSLNAEFLKEYKGALDAADVAVVFYSPHAVEIKKLAAVTQEQIAAAFERKDLIIYTNPDDFKTFLFDQNFENKALLLMSSGNYGGLDFDAVKALIE
- a CDS encoding YjjG family noncanonical pyrimidine nucleotidase; this translates as MKIKNITDVFFDLDHTLWDFDRNSALTFEKIFEINKIEVEINQFLESYVPINLKYWKLYREDKVSKESLRFGRLNEAFSVLGVEVEHGLINKLSDDYIEYLSSFNYLFDNTLEILDYLNENYRLHVITNGFDEVQHKKMAKSNILHYFETVTNSEMVGVKKPNPKIFKHALELANAKAENSIMIGDSFEADIIGAKNIGMDVIFFDINNIVLEEDIKQISELLSLRHYL
- a CDS encoding DUF5723 family protein translates to MRKLILVFTLQLCLFSFSQNKQLLYGFSEIPQSLLQNPGGKVTNDWYVGIPLLSHIHFNAGVVGSTVYDVFADNNVDFNVKFRKAVNSMDSNDFFNINQQLEIFSGGFAFGSSYQKNKYISFGMYQEFDIIMYFPKDYATLAIEGNKSNINRLFDASDLSVSAEAVTVLHVGYNKKVNEQFTYGVRGKIYSSLANINSTQNKGSFVTVPGENNYYDHIFDLDLKLQTSGIASLTDDENSDVSNDIDEFKKRILLGGNLGLGVDLGFNYQLTDQWSVDASLLDVGFITHSKDVENYAIKGKYTYNGINPLFSEAENGQTADEYWSGIEDELDEIFTVDTTKTKYTKWRPVKFNASLNYAFGEKQSKDCNCTIDDTGYQNAVGVQLYGIKQPKRPQMALTAYYYRRVFNGLRLKASYTVDSYSFNNLGLGMSAHIWGANFYVMADNLLQYKNVYDAQSVSLQLGFNYIFNKK
- a CDS encoding FIST signal transduction protein, which gives rise to MKVNQISLNENNWSHGLASITVDPNLILLFVSPDFTLKQQVLSQLNRDYPKSTIIGCSTAGEISDVTVKDKSISLTAIQFNKTCLKLVSVKVDQMEYSQKAGEKIGIMLNQDGLKHVMVLSDGLNINGADLVMGLKSNLPNISITGGLAADGEDFGNTFVIRNNEMLEKTVLALGFYGDSLKVNYSSKGGWDGFGIERLVTKADKNVLYELDGKPALKIYKHLLGEDAKKLPSSGLLFPVSMRQGGSAIAVVRGISGISEDDQSLVFGANIPEGAYLRLMKGNIDKLITGAEESAISVSQGVKETLELVILISCIGRRLVLKQLVEEEIDVVRHIVGDNPKITGFYSYGEIAPLSESLCELHHQTMTITTLWEC
- a CDS encoding polysaccharide deacetylase family protein produces the protein MLLVYTHKISPRLKYVFKHICTRVLGIEVTFTTKIESFIAHDSIKMSYTKQPLGNEFFIKSNDLLFEQGLNDIDINIMDWGHSKCFFFNGDKSAIPFDVFAASFYLLSRYEEYLPHVKDEFGRFTASESLGFKHKFLHQPVVDIWAYKFKEALENQFPDFEFPVKTYRIKPVIDVPNPYCYKLSGIMRTFGGTIKDVLKLRLKSLYMRFMVLMNFKHDPFDTFKYFINKQKQSKFKFVFFFLLGEYSTYDKGANPNNKAFISLIKHIGDYSDVGLKISFLAIDDADILKKEKIKIEEIINRPLRASRQSFSKLNLPETYRNLIELNIKEDYTMGYINEIGFRAGSCTPFLFYDLDHEVQTPLKICPYHVMDFALLKNKSLLDKKRVLNNVINEVKRVNGEFVPVFHNYTLGDLAIWNGFKELFNVILDSVDNEN
- the radC gene encoding RadC family protein → MVDKKETFSIKNWSQDDQPREKLLYKGKSALSDAELVAILIGSGNREESAVALCKRILASTENNLSALGRLSIKQLIGFKGIGEAKAISIIAALELGRRRRGEEALEKKKITSSKSVFELMQPIIGELEHEEFWIIYLNNSNKVIHKNQLSKGGITGTLVDVRLVLKSALEVGALGLILSHNHPSGTLKPSEADKNITEKLKIAAQSLDIKVLDHLIITEKAYFSFADENIL